In Zhaonella formicivorans, one DNA window encodes the following:
- a CDS encoding ABC transporter substrate-binding protein yields the protein MKKLSYLLILLLILSLVAGCGGSGGQSGDKPSEIYLASANPMTGDSAQFGDMKVKAIQLALDEVNAAGGINGAQVKLLVGDDTGNPKEAPNVAQKFAADDRVLAVIGHWNSSCTLAARGIYEAAGIPVITDSVNKAITDGSTPHVYRISLTDTAQAQHLAKYAYEKMGKRRVAILYTANDFGNGLMNDFSKAFNELGGKVVATETYFEGQSKDFSPQITKIKAKNPDLLFIAGYYVETALIAQQSRSLGLNVPMLGTEGISSEELIKLGGQAVEGILFTGFFHPEVKFPGTEEFVKAFKEKYNKEPDTYAALAYDSAKLILEAISKNGATREGIKKYLDEVKDFPGVAGPISFDDKNDVTRGIIILTVKNGKIVPAEVQP from the coding sequence ATGAAAAAATTAAGTTACTTGTTAATACTGCTGCTGATCCTTAGCTTGGTTGCAGGTTGTGGGGGTTCAGGCGGGCAGAGCGGCGACAAGCCTTCGGAGATTTATTTGGCCAGCGCTAACCCAATGACGGGCGACTCTGCCCAGTTTGGCGATATGAAAGTCAAGGCCATTCAGCTGGCTCTGGACGAAGTAAACGCCGCCGGTGGGATTAATGGGGCTCAGGTAAAGCTCTTAGTGGGAGATGATACGGGTAACCCCAAAGAAGCTCCCAACGTGGCCCAAAAATTTGCCGCCGATGACAGGGTGCTGGCCGTGATTGGTCACTGGAACAGCTCTTGTACTCTGGCTGCCAGAGGCATTTATGAAGCTGCCGGTATTCCGGTCATTACTGATTCCGTTAACAAAGCTATTACTGACGGGTCAACTCCGCATGTCTACCGCATTTCATTAACCGATACGGCCCAGGCACAACATTTAGCAAAATATGCCTATGAGAAAATGGGCAAACGGCGCGTTGCAATTCTTTACACTGCTAACGATTTTGGCAACGGTTTAATGAATGACTTCAGCAAAGCGTTTAATGAATTGGGTGGAAAGGTAGTTGCCACTGAGACTTATTTTGAAGGGCAATCAAAAGATTTCAGCCCCCAGATCACCAAGATCAAGGCTAAAAACCCCGACTTGTTGTTTATAGCCGGATATTATGTGGAGACTGCTTTAATTGCTCAACAAAGCCGTTCGTTAGGATTAAATGTTCCAATGTTAGGGACTGAAGGCATTAGTTCAGAAGAATTAATTAAATTGGGCGGTCAAGCTGTGGAAGGCATTTTGTTTACGGGTTTCTTCCATCCCGAGGTAAAGTTCCCGGGTACGGAAGAGTTTGTGAAGGCTTTTAAAGAAAAGTATAACAAAGAGCCCGACACTTATGCGGCGTTAGCTTATGATTCCGCCAAGCTTATCCTCGAAGCTATTTCGAAAAACGGTGCTACGCGGGAAGGCATTAAAAAATACCTGGACGAAGTAAAAGATTTTCCCGGTGTGGCCGGCCCCATTTCCTTTGATGATAAAAATGATGTAACTCGCGGTATCATTATCCTCACTGTTAAAAACGGCAAGATTGTCCCTGCTGAGGTACAGCCCTAA
- a CDS encoding branched-chain amino acid ABC transporter permease yields MFMEQVSNGLALGSIYALTAIGFTMVYGIISLINFAHGDIYMMGAFFALTGFAVFKLPLFIAFLFGMAGAALVGLMLARFAYRPVFNAPRINLFLCAIGAAIFLENFAMLVWGPETQSFPQVINNQVYRAFGFTLSTLQLIILGTGIVLMAVLTYIVQYTKLGRAMRCTAQDMNAAKLMGINTNRIVYFTFALGSALGAAAGILVGMYYKAVFPMMGFVPGLKAFVAAVIGGIGSIPGAMLGGIIMGLAESLGAAYISSGYRDAIAFIILIFILLVKPAGLFGKSVREKV; encoded by the coding sequence ATGTTTATGGAGCAAGTGAGCAACGGACTGGCCCTAGGCAGCATTTATGCTCTTACTGCCATAGGTTTCACCATGGTTTACGGCATTATTAGCCTGATCAATTTTGCTCATGGAGATATTTATATGATGGGTGCTTTTTTTGCCTTAACCGGTTTTGCAGTTTTCAAGCTGCCGCTATTTATAGCTTTCTTGTTTGGTATGGCAGGAGCTGCTTTGGTAGGGCTAATGCTTGCACGTTTTGCTTACCGACCGGTTTTTAATGCTCCCAGAATTAATTTATTTCTCTGCGCCATTGGTGCTGCTATATTCTTAGAGAATTTTGCCATGCTGGTCTGGGGGCCTGAAACCCAGTCCTTTCCGCAAGTAATCAATAACCAGGTTTACCGCGCTTTCGGTTTTACCTTGTCAACTTTACAGCTGATTATATTAGGAACCGGTATCGTGCTGATGGCAGTGCTAACATATATTGTCCAGTATACCAAGCTTGGACGGGCTATGCGTTGCACAGCCCAGGATATGAATGCAGCCAAGCTGATGGGAATTAACACCAACCGTATTGTTTATTTTACCTTCGCTTTGGGTTCTGCGTTAGGTGCAGCTGCCGGAATATTGGTTGGGATGTATTATAAAGCTGTTTTTCCTATGATGGGTTTTGTTCCGGGCTTAAAAGCATTTGTAGCAGCAGTAATTGGAGGTATCGGCAGTATTCCGGGAGCAATGCTCGGCGGTATTATCATGGGTTTAGCCGAAAGTCTCGGAGCAGCATATATTTCTTCCGGTTATCGTGACGCTATTGCCTTTATAATACTTATCTTTATTTTGTTGGTCAAACCGGCAGGGCTCTTTGGCAAATCAGTTCGGGAAAAGGTGTAA